The Aspergillus fumigatus Af293 chromosome 3, whole genome shotgun sequence region TGTCCTCTGGACCTGGAAAAGAATCTGGTTGTGCAAGTCGAGAATCCAACATCAGGTTGCTTTGTAACAGACTATGTAACCTCGCATGTAGTCGATTGGGACGGGCCCGATGATTTTGCCAGGCCAGTCAACTGGCACAAGAAGCGGAAATGGCTCAATGTGACCAGCGTTGCATTCCTTACCTTCCTTACCCCGTTGGCTTCCTCAATGGTAGCACCCGCCGGGGGATTGGTAATCGAGAccttcaacatcaccagTGAGTCGCTGGCCAGTTTTGTTGTATCGATCTACCTCGTGGGGTTCGCTGTTGGGCCTCTGGTACTTGGACCCTTGTCCGAGATCTATGGTCGTCTTCGGATCTATCAAGCTTGTAATGCCGTCTTCATCGTTTGGAATGTAGCTTGTGCGGTTGCACCAAACGTTGGTTCCTTACTGGCCTTTCGTCTTTTCGCTGGAATAGCGGGAAGTTGTCCGCTGACACTGGGTGCTGGCTCAATTGCAGACCTATTTGTACCGGAAGAACGAGGTGCAGCCATGTCAATCTATTCAATGGGTCCGTTGATGGGGCCGGTGGTTGGTCCTATTGCTGGGGGATATCTGGCCGAAGCCGCCGGGTGGAGGTGGATTTTCTGGGTTATTTCCATGGCAGTCAGTATCCTTTCTGATATAGAAGAAACGGTCCCCTAACCTTGTCAAGGGCGGTGCGGTATTTGCATTCTCGCTCGTCTTTCAAACAGAAACCTACGAACCAGTCCTTCTACAGCGGCGCGTTGACCAGCTCCGAAAAGAGGCGGGCGACATGACCCTGCGTTCTAAACTCGCTCCGAACATTAGTGCCAGAGACAACTTCATCCGCTCAATTGTCCGACCAACAAAAAtgctttttctctctcccatTGTGGCGATCTTCTCTGTCTACCTCGGTATGTACACACATTCACTGCCAGGCTCGCTCACTGACCGAACGAGGAATTGTCTACGGCTATCTCTACCTCCTCTTCACGACAATCACCCCCGTCTACCAAACCACCTACCAATTTTCCCAGGGTGCAGCCGGCCTGACTTATCTCGGGATCGGCGTCGGCTCCCTCATCGgtctcctcatcttcggTACCATCTCCGACAAAATCCTCATCTACCTGACGAAGCAAAACGACGGCGTACGCGAGCCTGAATTTCGCATGCCCCCGCTTATCCCAGGAAGCCTTTTTGTCCCGATCGGACTGTTCTGGTACGGCTGGTCTGCCGAGAAACAACTGCACTGGATGATGCCTATCGTAGGGACCGGATTCGTGGGATTCGGCATGCTAGCATCCTTCCTGCCTATACAGACATACCTGGTCGATGCATTCAGTGAGCATGCTGCGTCTGTGACGGCTTCGATGACGGTGGTTCGATCGTTGATAGGGGCGTTTTTGCCGCTGGCAGGGCCCGCCATGTACGCGAGGCTCGGGCTGGGATGGGGGAATTCGATGCTAGGGTTCATTGCATTGACGATGCTGCCGCTCCCTGTGGTGTTTTACTACTATGGGAAGAAGATTCGGACGTATCCTGCATTCCAGGTGACTTTCTAGCTTCTATTCACAGACTGTGGGACTAGCATATTCAAGCAATTTACACTACAAGCGGGAGTCAATTGTCATACACAAATGTGTTTCATCCAGCGCAGTCTCTGTTTAAACCGCAACTGATCATAATAATCATGCCTGTAGCACTGGTGATTCCAAGTTCAGAGTAAATCTTCATGTCACATCAAAGCAGATCCAGTAAACCCCTCACTGAGAGTAGGCCTTGATAGCATCAGCAAACAATCCCTGAACCCACTTCTCTCCAccatcaatctcctcagcATCCTTAGCATCCACGATCTTCTCAAGAGCATTAGGAAGCTCGGAAGAGAGAACACTCAGATTCTTGAGAATACGCAGCATATCGTCGCTCTTGCCAATATCGTTGACCTGAGGTTTCTACTCAAACATTAGTCTCTCCCGCTATGCATATTATCTAACGCAAAGAGGTGACTCACCTTGGCAACGATGTCAGCAAGCAGATTACCCATGAAAGTGGGGTAAGGCTTCGCAAGAGCCTGCATCACAAACTTGCTGTCTTCGACGGAAAGAGAAGCGGTGGCATGAGCGGCGTCGATGGCGCGATGAAGAGACACTTCAA contains the following coding sequences:
- a CDS encoding MFS transporter, with product MSCEKSICPLDLEKNLVVQVENPTSGCFVTDYVTSHVVDWDGPDDFARPVNWHKKRKWLNVTSVAFLTFLTPLASSMVAPAGGLVIETFNITSESLASFVVSIYLVGFAVGPLVLGPLSEIYGRLRIYQACNAVFIVWNVACAVAPNVGSLLAFRLFAGIAGSCPLTLGAGSIADLFVPEERGAAMSIYSMGPLMGPVVGPIAGGYLAEAAGWRWIFWVISMAGGAVFAFSLVFQTETYEPVLLQRRVDQLRKEAGDMTLRSKLAPNISARDNFIRSIVRPTKMLFLSPIVAIFSVYLGIVYGYLYLLFTTITPVYQTTYQFSQGAAGLTYLGIGVGSLIGLLIFGTISDKILIYLTKQNDGVREPEFRMPPLIPGSLFVPIGLFWYGWSAEKQLHWMMPIVGTGFVGFGMLASFLPIQTYLVDAFSEHAASVTASMTVVRSLIGAFLPLAGPAMYARLGLGWGNSMLGFIALTMLPLPVVFYYYGKKIRTYPAFQVTF
- a CDS encoding cell wall mannoprotein 1 family protein; the encoded protein is MVAIKSLFSALVATALISSTSALPVPNTVNDVVHSLDDTANKYTDLDNAIKAFDGHPAGYTTITEREATVEVSLHRAIDAAHATASLSVEDSKFVMQALAKPYPTFMGNLLADIVAKKPQVNDIGKSDDMLRILKNLSVLSSELPNALEKIVDAKDAEEIDGGEKWVQGLFADAIKAYSQ